The Balaenoptera acutorostrata chromosome 10, mBalAcu1.1, whole genome shotgun sequence genome has a window encoding:
- the LZTFL1 gene encoding leucine zipper transcription factor-like protein 1, with amino-acid sequence MAELGLNEHHQNEVINYMRFARSKRGLRLKTVDSCFQDLKESRLVEETFTIDEVSEVLNGLQAVVHSEVESELINTAYTNVLLLRQLFSQAEKWYLKLQTDISELENRELLEQVAEFEKAEFTSSNKKPIIDNIKPKLAPLNEGGTAELLNKEILRLQEENEKLKSRLKTLETQATNALDEKSKLERALQDLQLDQGTQKDFMKAQDLSDLENTVAALKSEFQKTLNDQTENQKSLEESLATAKHDLLRVQEQLSMAEKELEKKFQQTAAYRNMKEILTKKNDQIKDLRKRLAKYEPED; translated from the exons ATG GCAGAGTTGGGTCTAAATGAGCACCATCAAAATGAAGTTATTAATTACATGCGTTTTGCTCGTTCAAAAAGAGGCTTGAGACTCAAAACTGTAGATTCCTGCTTCCAAGACCTCAAGGAGAGCAG GCTGGTGGAGGAGACCTTCACCATAGATGAAGTCTCTGAAGTCCTGAATGGGTTACAGGCTGTGGTCCACAGCGAGGTGGAGTCTGAGCTCATCAACACGGCCTACACCAATGTGCTACTTCTGCGGCAGCTTTTCTCACAAGCTGAGAAGTGGTACCTCAAGCTACAGACAGACATCTCTGAACttgaaaacag AGAATTATTGGAACAAGTTGCAGAATTTGAAAAAGCAGAATTTACATCTTCAAATAAAAAG ccCATCATAGATAACATAAAGCCAAAACTTGCTCCACTTAATGAAGGTGGAACAGCAGAACTCCTAAACAAG GAAATTTTAAGACTTCAAgaagagaatgagaaattaaAGTCAAGGCTGAAGACCCTTGAAACACAG GCAACAAATGCATTGGATGAGAAGTCAAAACTAGAAAGAGCACTGCAAGATTTACAGCTTGATCAAGGAACTCAAAAG GATTTTATGAAGGCCCAAGACTTGAGTGACTTGGAAAACACAGTTGCTGCTTTAAAGAGTGAGTTTCAGAAGACACTTAATGACCAGACAGAAAACCAGAAGTCCCTGGAGGAGAGTCTAGCGACGGCCAAGCATGACCTACTCAGGGTGCAGGAGCAGCTGAGCATGGCTGAGAAG GAATTAGAGAAAAAATTCCAACAAACAGCAGCTTATCGAAACATGAAAGAGATTCTCACCAAGAAGAATGACCAAATCAAAGACCTGAGGAAAAGATTGGCGAA ATATGAACCTGAAGATTAA